The Cheilinus undulatus linkage group 17, ASM1832078v1, whole genome shotgun sequence genomic sequence ACATGTATTGGTCTATAAACCTTTTCTTTACCTTGAATCTTTTCCCTAGACTTCAGCATTCTGGAGGAAGGAGGCTCTGCAGGGGGGTCAGATGTTACTGAGAGGTTAGAagagagcagagctgcagaggtgAGTTTCTAATCAAAGTAAAAATGCTAAATGTTCAAAGGGATTAGTACTAAGTGCCAGTATTTGTACAATCTCCTTAAATTACATCTCTGTTCTGACTCAGATGCTCAGCTGTTTGTCGGCTGCATCCGCATCTGGGCGCCTCAGTGAGGACTGCCAGCAGGTTGATTTACCAGCAGAGGAAATGCCAGACGTCAAAGATGCTCCTTTGGCATCACCAGACAAccaagaggaaggagaggaaggtGTAGCTGACGGGGCTAACAAATTCTACTGCTACCTCTGCGGGATTACCTGCCACAACCAGCAAGTAGGTGAAACATGCACATTCATTAGTATACCTTAAGAGTTGTTTTTTATCTTAATAATTCTCCGCTCCTCTTTGCATTGTATTTGTCCTTTACAGAACTTCAGGAGTCATATGAACAGCATGTCCCACCAGcagaggatgatggagatcCAACACATGAGCAACGCTTGCCTCGTCACTCTGCTGCCACGAGTGCAGGAGTCTCTACAGGGAGCGATTAAAGACGGGTCAGTTAAAGCACACTATAACATGAGAGGCTGTCAACATTTTCAATACTTGTTCAGTACCTCGTGATTTAAAGTATTATACACGctgttattttgtgttttttatcaaCCTTATTTCATCCCTCTCGTAGTCTAaattgactttaaaataaacataacaaGCTTTTTGCCacataataaatcatttttacccCCTTAATTGAAATAACAACTGACTCAGAGCTATATGCCTGTCTATAGTCTTGTAATTTCTGTGATCACAgcactgttaaagaaaaaataacttcagttAGTTTTGGTCTTATTTTATGACATTAACACTTAAGATGACCAACGTATTCAGCCCGTGCTAGACATAAATTCTGTCCAGGCAACATGCAAGGTAGGTTTGTTTACAGAGGTGCAAAAGTCTGCAAGCTGGGACATAAAAACATCTAAGGAccatgtgttagcatgtgtgttttttaatgtgatgCTAAAAGGACTTACTAAAATGTATTTGCTGAATAAAACGTGCAGCGGTGGGTCAAAACTGTGACAGAGGGCTGTGCAGAGACACTTTTCCAGGATTGATATTATCTGATATTAGGTGCCAAGGATTGTTAGTTTTGTATGAAATCATGTGTTCATAACAGTGAATTTTACCATTCTCTTGTCGTTGTGACAACAGATCTTTCAATGCATTTATTAGGaatgtctttgtgttttaacaAAAATTGATCATCCTGGTTGAACTGGTCTAGTGGCTTTCGATGGCTTGGATGGTATAGAAGCAAATAGCGCATCACTATTACTTTCAGtgtgtttcataaccagctaaaaactccCCACATGAGCTCTGAAAAGTGGAATTAATTCCTgtattgtgtttgtttgcagagagaagaaagcaggTAAGAAGCACTGGTGTGCCACCTGTCACACCCACTTCACCTGTAGCATCACAGACCACCGTCGCACCGAGGAGCACAAAGTAATCTcactttataaataaacataaacatgttACAAATGTtatgaaaaatatcaacaaCTGTCTTTTAGTCTCTTGGAATAATGAGTAATGTTCCGGTGTCCTTTCGTCTCCTCAGCTCGCCAGTCGAGCAGCCGTCTCCTCCTGCACGATCTGcaagaaacatttcaagacCTCACAGATCTTTGTGGAGCACCTTCAATCCCAGGAGCACAGACTAAAAGTGGAGAAGGtatctgtggaaaaaaaaactcctaatTTAGAAGAATCAGAAAAGCAACATTTAACatattgatttttgtttatAGCTCCAGGAACAGGAGGGCTGCGAGGCTTTGGGCAACCTGACTGCCACGGACACAGACGGCTTCTCTTTAGACGAGGTGGAGGGCagtgaggtggaggagggggaggaaacACAGAGGGAGGAAGGAGAACAAGAGGGCTCTGAAGTACAGGTGATTTACATctactttgtgtttgtttgtagaGCCCCTGCTGAGTCAATGGGCagtatttacataaaaaaagccagaaaGCTTTGCTTTGACTCTCTTTCAGATCCTCACACAATGAGAGTTAAATCTGTTCTATTCAACAatgcataattttttttaattataatgtaACTGTACAGAACATAGGACTAAATGTAATCTGACATCTCAACACGGCAATTCACTGCTTTTCTCTCATTCTAATAGCTACCTTGCAGCAATTTCAGTCACTTCTGGTGCATTTCTACTAGTCAGTTTAGTTTGGTTCAATACGCTTTGGGACATTTTGGTACTGTTAATCctgcttgtgtttccacagccagTGTTTCGGCTGTAGCGACGGGAATTTGAGCCCTTTTTAGAGATCTGTGTAATTTTGCTCGGCTCAGTAACAAGAACTGATCTTTCAGCTCTCAAGCAGGAGCTGGCTCCTCTCATTCACATAATACAGCTGACTCAGAGCTCTGTTATGAGTTTTGTTATGAGAGTGAACTTGGGCAACTGAACAAGCAGATAAGCAGGTGGAAAATAATCATGGTCTCATTATGAAACATGAATAAGATGCAACAGTAGAAAGGCAGCATCCAGTGGCAGTTCCCACTTCATTAGGTAGCAGTTTTTCACTTAACAGCCAGTGTTTCCATGGAAACTGTAAACAAGACATGTCCGTGGCTCTGCCATGACAGCAGCTTTGTTACTACTTTAACAACAATTGAAAGttgctgaaaatattttaggTAATGTAAGAAATCAACTTAAAAGTATttaaactatatggacaaaagtatacAGATGCCTGCCCATTACACCAATAGGGTGTACAATTCTATTGTATTCAAGTACATAtattttaatatggagttggcccccctcttccagctataacagcctccttTCTTTTGCAAGGCTTTCCACAGGATTTTTGAGAATTTTGTTGCAATTTGTGCCAATTCATTCTATAGAGCATGCagccaaactcatcaaaccatgtccttATGGTCCTTGCTTTttgcactggggtacagtcatgttgccacacagttggaaacATAGCATTATCcgaaatgtcttggtatgctgaagcattaagattgctcTTCGTTGGAGAAAAGGGGCCTatcccaaaccctgaaaaacagccctttgccattatccctcctccaacaaacttcacagttggcacggtgtagtcaggcaggtaatgttctcccatcAGTGGGAATAGTGATTTTGTCAGATttctgacagattttttttgtgttaagcagagtaaaatttcaaaaatttggCCTTCCAGTGTATGGTTTTAGTTAGGAAAATTGTCAGTCTGTTTGAGTTTAGATAACAGACTGTAGAGGATTCATAGGGAACAGGTTAAAGTTTGTAGTATGATGATCAGAGAGCATGTGACTAAAGGAATAAAGGTAAACACAACTTCaaagatatagatagatattttATGTCTTagaagatgattaaaaaaaagatgtatgtTATCTTAGCTCATGTTTACAGATAAAGAGGAAGATGTTTGAAAAGTGTATTGAACACCTCTCTGCTTCTTGGGCAGAGGGCTGCCAGAGGGCTTTAGGGGATACATTTTCTCCCAAACTTGAAAATCTTACAAAAAGTGAATTCACGTCTTTTAACTGTTCATTTGGTTCCTGATTCAGGATGGCTGGTCCTCCATTAAAGAAGTGACTCTGAAGAATATGAGCAGTGATGAGCAGTATGACCCCGACACAGTCTATGGTTAGCAAACAAACTCCTGATTCATCACTGATGATTGCATAAAGTACTTCACAAACTCCCCCATTATTACTGTGTGAGATCACATTTGAGTGAAACTAATTCTCGAGTTTTTCTCCCCTGCAGGATCCAATTTTTTTGTCCCGGTTGCAGGTTTCATCTGCAGACTCTGCAACAAGTTTTACCACTTTGAGTCGTCTGCCCTGCACAGCCACTGCAAATCACTGACGCACTTTGAGAACCTCAAGGTTAGTTAAAGATCATCTATGTACAGATTTTACCAAAAGGTAGAATCAGTTCTCGGTTGTCTGGAATTGCTGCATGGGAAGTGGTCTGATTTCTGTTTGTAGTACGATTGCAGCTGTCCCCTTCAGCGATCTGAAACTGTCTTTTCGTATCACAAATCTTTGGTTTGTATTGGGCTAAAGCATATTAAAGCTCTCAGTGGGGATTCCAGTAGGTATTTGCATTGTTCTGAAACTTTTTATGTTTTCCCTTTCAGAGGCACAAAGATTTTCTAAGTCAAAAGAGTGAAGCTGCTGAATCTTCAAAAGGATCTCTTCTTGCTGCAGACAGCCTCAGGTCTTTGAAGGATATCACCACAGACTGCTTGGATGGGATTCCTCTCTTTGATGACACTAGCTCAGTGACTGACATAAACTCCATGCAGGCTTCTGTCGCTCTCAGCCCACTGAACAGGCAAACAGGAAACCAGCAACACACACAGCAGGCAAGCCAAGACTCCACCTCAGCGACCAGCACTGGCAGCATGGACCAAGACCTCGGCCTTCTGAGCACAGAGGAAGAGACCACTGCGCCGCTGGATTCTGTAGCTCAGGAGAGTCTAGCTGAGTCcagagaggaggcagaggaggaggtaGTTGCTGCTG encodes the following:
- the ciz1a gene encoding cdkn1a interacting zinc finger protein 1a; this encodes MFNPHIHQQQQQQQQQFHQHLRQLQHLFQQQPPPPPPPQPPPGHHVPHHHHQTPRAIPVPPQTAPPPRMVNLCQATQTTIIAPNPMLQGALLMQQMQGKMRSFGMGGQQFRQFFAAGTRSSLLGPVPMGMAIKTPMMGFPAARMFHPHGRYHNNNATASTTASSSSSSSFSSTSTTDAARQPDRKRDNEQMAVGSSDDQQATTSTNDTTDKTDTDGTVGGTDGPTQPSEEQPEEPVVKKIRTEGSEGPKGQDIVETLTISDTEGDALFSECINNTEDSQPQDFSILEEGGSAGGSDVTERLEESRAAEMLSCLSAASASGRLSEDCQQVDLPAEEMPDVKDAPLASPDNQEEGEEGVADGANKFYCYLCGITCHNQQNFRSHMNSMSHQQRMMEIQHMSNACLVTLLPRVQESLQGAIKDGEKKAGKKHWCATCHTHFTCSITDHRRTEEHKLASRAAVSSCTICKKHFKTSQIFVEHLQSQEHRLKVEKLQEQEGCEALGNLTATDTDGFSLDEVEGSEVEEGEETQREEGEQEGSEVQDGWSSIKEVTLKNMSSDEQYDPDTVYGSNFFVPVAGFICRLCNKFYHFESSALHSHCKSLTHFENLKRHKDFLSQKSEAAESSKGSLLAADSLRSLKDITTDCLDGIPLFDDTSSVTDINSMQASVALSPLNRQTGNQQHTQQASQDSTSATSTGSMDQDLGLLSTEEETTAPLDSVAQESLAESREEAEEEVVAADTGKKNSAEKAKNTSKRRSGRAANRR